Proteins from one Polynucleobacter wuianus genomic window:
- a CDS encoding hydroxyacid dehydrogenase: MSSILISEFITSQALETLRSKHAVVYEPELYKDRPALIAALQKIDALIVRNLTQVNEEILLGAPNLRVVGRLGVGLENIELPACAKRNIKVIPATGANAESVAEYVVGAAVALTRGFIPATISTLKGEWPRPRFSSYHEFLGKSLGIVGFGSIGRVVAKKGNAFGLQCIAYDPMLSGGSVELDGFSVPLLPLNELLAQSDAVTLHLPFLPETKNLFNASTLDQMKHGACLVNTARGGIVDERALAERLRSGRLGGAAMDVFESEPAKDLSHFVGIENLILTPHVAGVTHESNERVSQMIADEVNLFLGV, from the coding sequence ATGTCATCCATTTTGATCTCTGAGTTCATCACAAGTCAAGCCCTAGAAACCCTGCGTTCTAAGCATGCGGTGGTTTATGAGCCTGAGCTATATAAAGATCGACCAGCACTAATTGCTGCGTTGCAAAAAATTGATGCGCTCATTGTGCGTAATCTCACTCAGGTGAATGAAGAGATATTGCTTGGTGCTCCAAATTTAAGAGTGGTTGGTAGGCTTGGAGTTGGCCTAGAGAATATTGAATTGCCTGCATGCGCAAAACGCAATATCAAAGTTATTCCAGCAACCGGTGCAAATGCAGAGTCTGTTGCTGAGTATGTTGTTGGCGCTGCAGTTGCATTAACTAGGGGATTCATTCCCGCAACGATTTCAACCTTGAAGGGCGAATGGCCTCGCCCCCGTTTTTCTTCATACCATGAGTTTTTGGGTAAATCCCTTGGCATTGTTGGTTTTGGAAGTATCGGAAGAGTGGTGGCTAAAAAGGGAAATGCTTTTGGTTTGCAATGCATTGCATATGATCCAATGCTATCTGGTGGTTCTGTGGAGCTGGATGGTTTTTCAGTGCCTTTGCTACCTTTAAATGAACTGCTCGCACAAAGTGATGCTGTCACTTTGCACCTTCCTTTCTTGCCTGAGACAAAAAATCTATTTAATGCTTCCACTCTCGATCAAATGAAGCATGGCGCTTGCCTTGTGAATACTGCTCGTGGCGGTATTGTTGATGAGAGAGCGTTGGCAGAGCGTTTGCGCTCTGGTCGTTTAGGTGGTGCCGCTATGGATGTATTCGAAAGTGAGCCAGCAAAGGACTTAAGTCATTTTGTTGGCATCGAAAATCTTATTTTGACTCCGCATGTAGCGGGTGTAACGCATGAAAGTAATGAGCGCGTCAGTCAAATGATTGCCGATGAAGTCAATCTATTTTTGGGGGTCTAG
- a CDS encoding UxaA family hydrolase — translation MINLKDATFMGYRRENGRMGIRNHVLILPLDDLSNAACEAVANNIKGTQAIPHSYGRLQFGADLDLHFRTLIGTGANPNVAAVVVIGIEPQWTKIVVDGIKASGKPVEGFWIEGNGDTATIAAASKAAYKMMKHASKQQRVKAPLSELWVSTKCGESDTTSGCGANPTVGDAFDKLYGIGSTLVFGETTELTGGEHLVEARCRTPEVKKKFREMFDRYQDVIERHKTSDLSDSQPTKGNIAGGLTTIEEKALGNIQKIGKKCIVDSVLDKGEEPKISGLHFMDSSSAAAEMVTLCAAAGFAAHFFPTGQGNVIGNAILPVIKICANPKTVRTMGEHIDVDVSGLLRREENMDQAGDKLLECLLRTADGELTASEILGHREFVLTRLYESA, via the coding sequence ATGATTAATTTGAAAGACGCGACCTTTATGGGTTACCGCCGTGAAAACGGCCGCATGGGCATTCGTAACCATGTATTAATTTTGCCTTTGGATGACTTGTCTAATGCAGCTTGCGAAGCGGTTGCAAACAACATTAAGGGAACTCAGGCTATTCCTCACTCCTATGGCCGTTTGCAGTTTGGCGCTGACTTGGATCTACACTTCCGTACTTTGATCGGAACTGGTGCTAATCCAAACGTTGCTGCTGTAGTGGTGATTGGTATTGAGCCACAGTGGACCAAAATCGTGGTTGATGGCATCAAAGCTTCTGGCAAGCCAGTAGAAGGTTTCTGGATTGAGGGCAATGGGGATACTGCAACGATTGCTGCGGCAAGTAAGGCTGCTTACAAAATGATGAAGCATGCATCCAAGCAACAACGCGTTAAAGCACCATTGTCCGAGCTATGGGTATCTACAAAGTGTGGTGAGTCTGATACCACTTCAGGTTGCGGCGCAAATCCTACAGTTGGCGATGCATTTGACAAGCTCTACGGCATTGGCTCAACCTTGGTATTTGGTGAGACTACTGAGTTAACCGGTGGCGAGCATTTGGTAGAGGCACGTTGCCGCACTCCAGAAGTGAAGAAAAAGTTCCGCGAAATGTTTGATCGCTATCAAGATGTGATCGAGCGTCATAAAACTAGCGACTTATCTGACTCACAGCCAACTAAGGGCAATATCGCCGGTGGTTTAACTACGATTGAAGAAAAAGCCTTAGGAAATATTCAGAAAATCGGTAAGAAATGTATCGTTGATAGTGTCTTAGATAAGGGTGAGGAGCCAAAGATCTCTGGCTTGCACTTTATGGATTCCTCATCAGCTGCTGCTGAGATGGTGACTTTGTGTGCTGCTGCTGGATTTGCCGCTCACTTCTTCCCAACAGGCCAAGGCAACGTCATCGGTAACGCAATTCTTCCGGTCATTAAGATTTGTGCCAATCCAAAAACAGTTCGTACGATGGGTGAGCACATTGACGTTGATGTGTCAGGCCTTTTGCGTCGTGAAGAGAATATGGATCAGGCAGGTGATAAGTTATTGGAGTGCCTATTGCGCACTGCTGATGGCGAATTGACTGCCTCTGAGATTCTCGGTCACCGTGAATTTGTATTGACGCGTTTATACGAATCAGCGTAA
- a CDS encoding YeiH family protein: protein MQFIKNIPGILFSTVVALVAIEMSGRYPALGKSGLSILTLAILIGIAIGNMPIYKFLISYCGAGINFSKQKVLRLGIILYGFRLTFQDIGEVGFSGIVIDAFMLTSTFVLAVYLGMKYFKLDRDTSVLIGAGSSICGAAAILATEPILKASNERVAVAISTIVIFGTLSIFIYPVIYSYCLFNYAEYCGPEKFGIYIGSTIHEVAQVVATADAIGEDVTNTAVIAKMVRVMMLAPFLIAVSALVSFWEKSKNVPGSGDIEANAKKNSFGQFFPVFAIFFLIAIGINSTGYISSSMRTNLIYLDNFLLALAMGALGLTTHLSAVAKAGIKPLQLAAVLFVWLVIGGAVINTAAGRFL from the coding sequence ATGCAATTTATCAAAAATATTCCGGGAATACTGTTTTCAACAGTAGTTGCCTTGGTGGCTATCGAGATGTCTGGTAGATACCCAGCTTTGGGCAAAAGCGGTTTAAGTATTTTGACCCTAGCTATTTTGATTGGCATTGCAATAGGCAATATGCCAATTTATAAATTTTTGATTTCTTATTGTGGTGCTGGAATTAATTTCTCCAAGCAAAAAGTCTTGCGCCTCGGAATTATTTTGTATGGTTTCCGATTAACTTTTCAAGATATTGGCGAGGTAGGCTTTAGTGGAATTGTGATTGACGCCTTTATGTTGACATCAACTTTCGTTTTGGCGGTATATCTAGGTATGAAGTATTTCAAATTAGATCGAGATACTTCAGTCTTAATTGGCGCGGGAAGTTCCATCTGTGGTGCTGCTGCAATTCTTGCCACTGAGCCTATCTTAAAGGCCTCAAATGAGCGAGTTGCTGTAGCGATTTCGACGATCGTGATATTTGGTACGCTATCTATTTTTATTTACCCAGTGATTTACTCATATTGTTTATTCAATTACGCAGAATATTGCGGCCCAGAGAAATTTGGAATTTATATTGGCTCAACTATCCATGAGGTAGCACAGGTGGTGGCGACGGCTGATGCGATTGGCGAGGATGTTACCAATACTGCAGTCATTGCAAAAATGGTTCGTGTCATGATGTTGGCACCGTTTTTAATTGCGGTATCTGCCCTAGTTTCTTTTTGGGAAAAATCGAAGAATGTGCCAGGATCTGGTGATATTGAGGCTAATGCCAAGAAAAATTCCTTTGGACAATTTTTCCCCGTATTTGCTATCTTCTTTTTAATTGCGATTGGCATTAATTCAACAGGCTATATCAGCTCATCGATGCGTACCAATTTAATTTATTTAGATAACTTCCTGTTAGCTTTAGCTATGGGTGCGCTTGGTCTCACCACGCATCTTTCGGCAGTAGCGAAGGCAGGAATTAAACCCTTGCAGTTAGCTGCAGTTTTATTTGTGTGGCTAGTGATTGGTGGCGCAGTGATCAATACTGCGGCAGGCAGATTTCTATAA
- a CDS encoding phosphoadenylyl-sulfate reductase: MTQQNLQNSLEKPTFWSIPPSVLSPAELAQKSATLKQRLSDISQRFSDVRFATSLAAEDMVVTDAISKANAKIKLFTLATGRLHQETVDMVKTTEDHYGLAIEKVYPQESDVQAFIDQYGMNGFYEGEEPKKACCGARKIKPLNAALLGADAWITGQRREQSTTRTELNLEELDDVRGIAKFNPLFDWSEADVWAYIKQENVPIHPLHLKGYPSIGCEPCTRQVKKGEDIRAGRWWWLQSDSKECGLHVNK, from the coding sequence TCCATTCCACCAAGCGTCTTATCGCCAGCGGAACTTGCACAAAAGTCTGCCACTTTAAAGCAGCGCTTAAGCGATATTTCTCAGCGCTTTTCTGATGTTCGTTTTGCAACGAGCTTGGCTGCAGAAGATATGGTGGTAACAGATGCGATTAGCAAAGCCAATGCAAAGATTAAGTTATTTACTTTAGCTACTGGTCGTCTGCATCAAGAAACCGTTGATATGGTCAAAACGACTGAAGATCATTACGGCCTAGCTATTGAAAAAGTGTATCCACAAGAAAGTGATGTACAGGCTTTTATCGATCAATATGGCATGAATGGTTTTTATGAGGGTGAAGAACCCAAAAAAGCATGCTGTGGTGCACGCAAAATCAAACCACTGAATGCAGCATTGCTTGGTGCCGATGCCTGGATAACCGGTCAACGTCGTGAGCAATCTACTACTCGCACAGAACTCAATTTAGAAGAACTAGATGATGTAAGAGGTATTGCCAAGTTCAATCCTTTGTTTGATTGGAGTGAAGCCGATGTCTGGGCTTACATTAAACAAGAGAACGTCCCAATCCACCCGCTACATCTCAAAGGCTACCCTAGCATTGGCTGTGAGCCCTGCACCCGCCAGGTAAAGAAGGGCGAGGATATTCGGGCTGGCCGCTGGTGGTGGCTACAAAGCGATAGCAAAGAGTGCGGCTTGCACGTTAATAAATAA
- a CDS encoding Ldh family oxidoreductase, with product MKSIYFWGSRVNLSYQEMLELASSGLRAAGIGEKAAYETAQFLALAELDGLASHGLARVSQYAGHAKNGRIELSPKIKARPFKTSAALVDACDGLAFPALRFATDLSVNLASKTGVGLVAVTNSHHFGVAGHFAEAAARAGYISLLFGNTPAAMPMVGGSKALFGTNPLAAAFPVANQDPLVIDMSLSAVARGKLLVAAKKGESIPEGWALTADGKPTTDPNEGLKGLMVPLGGDKGALLALIIELLVVGLSGSRFSYEADSFFDAKGNRPRIGQLLLTIDPGLAGGQVFASKMQEFLKTLASDAGTRVPGQRRFKQRASGFKDGINVSDVVVEEIRAGIRQSWK from the coding sequence ATGAAGTCAATCTATTTTTGGGGGTCTAGGGTGAATCTGTCTTATCAAGAAATGCTTGAGTTGGCTTCATCTGGATTAAGGGCGGCCGGCATTGGAGAAAAAGCAGCATATGAGACTGCGCAATTTTTGGCATTGGCTGAGCTTGATGGACTAGCTTCTCATGGATTAGCCCGCGTATCTCAATATGCTGGACATGCCAAAAATGGTCGTATTGAGTTATCACCAAAAATTAAGGCGCGTCCATTCAAGACCTCAGCCGCATTGGTTGATGCCTGTGATGGGCTTGCATTTCCTGCGCTGCGTTTTGCAACTGATCTATCTGTTAATTTAGCGTCCAAAACTGGAGTTGGTCTAGTTGCCGTTACCAATAGTCATCACTTTGGTGTTGCGGGGCATTTTGCTGAAGCTGCAGCTCGTGCTGGCTACATCTCTTTATTGTTTGGTAATACACCGGCAGCTATGCCGATGGTGGGCGGCAGTAAAGCATTGTTTGGTACCAATCCTTTAGCTGCTGCATTTCCAGTTGCTAATCAAGATCCACTCGTGATTGATATGTCTCTTTCTGCGGTAGCCCGTGGCAAGTTATTGGTAGCAGCTAAAAAGGGTGAGTCTATCCCTGAGGGTTGGGCATTGACTGCTGATGGTAAGCCAACTACCGATCCTAACGAAGGACTCAAGGGATTAATGGTGCCTCTTGGCGGGGATAAGGGTGCCTTACTTGCCCTCATTATTGAGTTGTTAGTTGTAGGTTTGTCTGGAAGCCGTTTTTCATATGAGGCAGATTCTTTTTTTGATGCCAAAGGTAACCGCCCTCGCATCGGACAGCTCTTATTAACAATTGATCCGGGTTTAGCGGGTGGTCAAGTATTTGCAAGCAAGATGCAGGAGTTTTTGAAGACTTTAGCATCCGATGCGGGAACTCGAGTTCCAGGGCAAAGACGTTTTAAACAGCGTGCATCAGGCTTTAAAGATGGCATCAATGTTTCTGATGTAGTTGTAGAAGAAATTCGGGCTGGCATTCGTCAGTCATGGAAATAG
- a CDS encoding sulfate adenylyltransferase subunit 1 produces the protein MTTNQNQNVVRFITAGSVDDGKSTLIGRLLYDTKSILVDQLESLSKTKHARVTSSDAGVDLALLTDGLEAEREQGITIDVAYRYFSTPKRKFIVADAPGHEQYTRNLVTGASQSDVAVILVDATRVDLSTTPATLLAQTKRHAAIVHLLGLRHVVFAINKMDLFEFDEKIYNTIKTSIEDLAQKIGLPKPTLIPISALLGANVVTASKYTPWYKGPTLLAWLESLDTSPESEKLALRFPVQYVARQDGSASDDFRGYLGEIESGSIHKGQKIKVLPGGSEATVAEIYLGNRSSSKQTNGSNAVDSAETGQAVAIQLAEDIDISRGSLFISADDSKPPVLSKQLSADLCWLDSEPLSLSRKYALRHTTNTVGAKVKNIQQVLDVQTLSNASDIHALSTNEIGRVDFILQKPIVADLFDQSQRTGAFILIDEATNHTVAAGMIREAVSQ, from the coding sequence ATGACTACCAATCAAAATCAAAACGTTGTGCGCTTCATTACCGCTGGTAGCGTCGATGATGGTAAGAGCACACTTATTGGTCGCCTACTATATGACACTAAGTCTATTTTGGTAGACCAACTAGAGTCTCTTTCAAAAACTAAGCATGCTCGTGTCACCTCATCTGACGCTGGAGTTGACTTAGCCCTCTTGACCGATGGCCTTGAGGCCGAACGTGAGCAAGGCATCACGATTGATGTGGCGTATCGGTATTTCTCAACACCGAAGCGCAAGTTCATTGTGGCTGATGCTCCTGGTCATGAGCAATATACTCGCAACCTGGTTACTGGCGCATCACAATCTGATGTAGCTGTGATTTTGGTTGATGCAACTCGTGTTGATCTAAGCACTACACCAGCGACTTTATTGGCACAAACCAAACGTCATGCGGCCATTGTGCATTTATTGGGATTGCGTCATGTGGTGTTTGCTATTAATAAGATGGATTTATTTGAATTTGATGAGAAGATCTACAACACCATTAAAACTTCTATTGAAGATCTCGCTCAGAAAATTGGTTTGCCAAAGCCTACTTTGATTCCGATTTCTGCTCTATTGGGCGCTAATGTGGTTACTGCCAGTAAGTATACACCTTGGTATAAAGGACCTACTTTGCTTGCATGGTTAGAAAGTTTGGACACCAGCCCTGAATCTGAAAAACTCGCCTTACGTTTCCCGGTGCAATATGTGGCCCGTCAAGATGGCAGCGCTTCTGATGACTTCCGTGGTTACCTGGGTGAAATTGAATCGGGCAGTATTCACAAAGGCCAGAAAATCAAGGTGTTACCAGGTGGCTCCGAAGCGACCGTTGCCGAGATCTATTTGGGTAATCGCTCAAGCAGCAAGCAAACCAATGGAAGCAACGCTGTAGATTCAGCCGAAACTGGACAAGCCGTTGCGATTCAACTAGCAGAAGATATTGATATCTCCCGTGGCTCTCTATTCATTAGCGCTGATGACAGCAAACCACCAGTATTGAGTAAGCAACTTTCAGCTGATTTGTGCTGGTTAGATAGCGAACCTCTCTCGTTAAGCCGTAAATATGCTTTACGTCACACTACCAATACTGTTGGCGCAAAAGTGAAGAATATTCAACAAGTTCTAGATGTTCAAACGCTTTCGAATGCAAGTGATATTCATGCACTCTCGACTAATGAAATTGGCCGTGTGGATTTCATTCTGCAAAAACCAATCGTTGCCGACTTGTTTGATCAGTCTCAACGCACTGGCGCTTTCATCTTGATTGATGAGGCAACTAATCATACGGTTGCTGCCGGGATGATTCGTGAGGCAGTTTCACAATAA
- a CDS encoding GntR family transcriptional regulator has protein sequence MKSLTAYQEVKQKITEDLVRGRYPMGQALPAEKDLSKELDVSIGTLRKAVDELVAEGIVVRRQGRGTYVAEHDLKRLLYYFFHVVKHDADKKINPRVELVSLTSAVANKEEASKLEIKEGAAVWRLVNCLYLDDKCVMIDQITLDKRRFQKLNRADYINREGSIYQLYQMKYGQTVVRSSERLRAGLASKQHAEWLGIKPNAPVLFIRRVALGIQDDPIEWRVSTLNTDQHEYFSELIA, from the coding sequence ATGAAATCCCTGACCGCTTATCAAGAAGTAAAGCAGAAGATCACCGAAGATCTGGTCAGGGGTCGTTATCCCATGGGGCAGGCATTGCCTGCCGAAAAGGATTTATCAAAAGAGTTAGATGTATCTATAGGAACCCTGCGCAAAGCGGTAGATGAGTTGGTTGCTGAAGGCATTGTGGTTCGTCGCCAAGGCAGGGGTACCTATGTTGCTGAGCATGACCTCAAGCGTTTGCTCTATTACTTTTTCCACGTTGTCAAACATGATGCCGACAAAAAAATTAACCCAAGGGTTGAGCTGGTTTCGTTGACCAGTGCCGTTGCAAACAAGGAAGAGGCTAGTAAGCTCGAGATTAAAGAAGGTGCCGCAGTATGGCGCCTCGTCAACTGCCTTTATCTAGACGATAAATGCGTCATGATTGATCAGATTACGCTTGATAAAAGGCGTTTTCAAAAACTGAACCGAGCTGATTACATTAATCGCGAGGGCAGCATTTACCAGTTGTACCAAATGAAATATGGCCAGACTGTTGTTCGTAGTAGTGAGCGCTTAAGAGCAGGGCTTGCAAGCAAGCAGCATGCTGAGTGGCTTGGTATTAAGCCCAATGCTCCTGTATTGTTTATACGAAGAGTAGCTCTTGGTATCCAGGATGATCCTATTGAGTGGCGTGTATCCACATTAAATACAGATCAACATGAGTATTTTAGTGAATTGATTGCTTAA
- a CDS encoding flagellar biosynthesis protein FlgA: protein MIHFVVHEPGDGVGVVVVEGVKAGDDLIGWVMDGDLTLNMKSESDIPIGHKISLNDFKPGDTVMKYGVDIGKVVAPIKKGEHLHVQNVKTKRW from the coding sequence ATGATCCATTTTGTCGTGCATGAGCCAGGAGATGGCGTAGGTGTTGTGGTGGTTGAAGGCGTGAAAGCTGGAGACGACTTGATTGGTTGGGTAATGGATGGTGATTTAACACTCAATATGAAGTCTGAGAGTGATATTCCAATCGGTCACAAAATTTCTTTGAATGACTTCAAGCCAGGCGATACGGTGATGAAGTATGGCGTTGATATTGGAAAAGTAGTTGCCCCGATTAAAAAGGGTGAGCATCTGCATGTTCAAAACGTTAAAACTAAGCGCTGGTAA
- the cysD gene encoding sulfate adenylyltransferase subunit CysD, with amino-acid sequence MSEQKLLDDHLDWLEAESIYIIREVVAQCSNPAMLFSGGKDSIVMFHLARKAFQFGDRPVKLPFPILHIDTGHNYPEVIQYRDDVVKNTGVKLIVGHVEDSIKKGTVRLRKETDSRNAAQAVTLLETIAEYEFDALMGGARRDEEKARAKERIFSFRDEFGQWDPKAQRPELWNLYNARIAKGENMRVFPISNWTELDIWQYIARENLALPSIYYTHQREVVKKNNLLVPVTDVTPKAPGDISEILSVRFRTVGDISCTCPVLSTAANPLEIIAETAITEITERGATRMDDQTNEASMERRKKEGYF; translated from the coding sequence ATGTCAGAACAAAAATTACTTGATGATCACTTAGATTGGCTAGAAGCCGAATCGATTTACATCATTCGAGAAGTGGTTGCGCAATGCTCAAATCCAGCAATGCTCTTCTCGGGTGGTAAGGATTCGATTGTGATGTTTCATTTAGCTCGTAAAGCCTTCCAATTTGGTGATCGCCCTGTAAAGCTACCATTCCCCATTTTGCATATCGATACAGGACATAACTATCCTGAAGTGATTCAGTATCGTGATGATGTTGTCAAAAATACTGGTGTGAAACTCATCGTTGGTCACGTTGAGGACTCCATCAAAAAAGGGACTGTGCGCCTTCGCAAAGAAACCGATTCACGCAATGCTGCACAAGCTGTAACCCTGCTTGAAACCATCGCTGAGTACGAATTTGATGCCCTCATGGGTGGCGCACGCCGTGATGAAGAAAAGGCTCGCGCTAAAGAGCGCATCTTCTCTTTCCGCGATGAATTTGGCCAATGGGATCCTAAGGCACAGCGCCCCGAGCTCTGGAATCTCTATAACGCCCGCATCGCCAAAGGCGAAAACATGCGCGTGTTCCCAATCTCTAATTGGACTGAGCTCGATATCTGGCAATACATCGCCCGTGAAAACCTCGCTTTACCGAGTATCTACTACACCCATCAACGTGAAGTAGTAAAGAAGAACAATCTTTTGGTACCTGTGACCGATGTGACACCAAAGGCACCTGGTGACATTAGTGAAATTCTCAGCGTCCGCTTCCGTACCGTTGGCGACATCAGCTGCACCTGCCCAGTTTTGAGTACTGCCGCCAACCCACTAGAGATCATTGCCGAGACAGCAATTACTGAAATCACCGAACGAGGTGCAACTCGCATGGATGATCAAACCAATGAGGCCTCAATGGAGCGCCGTAAGAAAGAAGGTTACTTCTAA